Proteins from one Streptosporangium becharense genomic window:
- a CDS encoding FBP domain-containing protein, whose protein sequence is MRPITESDIRRSFANCSKGEAQRLGVPKDLEDQPWDDLDFLGWRDPGAPERGYLVAERDDGGLVGIALRAAPGASRGFTSRSMCSLCLTTRTNGGVALMTARRTGEAGRQGNTVGQYLCADLACSLHTRGKKQTAGGDLDETLSVDEKIARTRANLAAFIDKVIK, encoded by the coding sequence ATGAGACCGATCACCGAAAGCGACATCCGTCGGTCGTTCGCCAACTGCTCCAAGGGCGAGGCCCAGCGCCTGGGCGTCCCCAAAGACCTGGAGGACCAGCCCTGGGACGACCTCGACTTCCTGGGATGGCGAGATCCCGGCGCACCCGAACGCGGTTACCTGGTCGCCGAACGCGACGACGGCGGCCTCGTCGGCATCGCGCTCCGTGCGGCCCCGGGGGCCTCGCGCGGCTTCACCTCGCGCAGCATGTGCTCGCTGTGCCTGACCACCCGCACCAACGGCGGCGTGGCGCTGATGACCGCGCGCCGCACCGGTGAGGCCGGGCGCCAGGGCAACACGGTCGGGCAGTACCTGTGCGCCGACCTGGCCTGCTCCCTCCACACCCGGGGCAAGAAACAGACAGCCGGGGGAGACCTCGACGAAACCCTCTCCGTGGACGAGAAGATCGCCCGCACCCGGGCCAACCTGGCCGCCTTCATCGACAAAGTGATCAAGTAA